One region of Vibrio pelagius genomic DNA includes:
- a CDS encoding cell division protein FtsQ/DivIB, translating to MVESTFSENRHLFSLPSLKKHAFGGSFLILVVLFIGFLFYTTLSWMWDDQRLPLSKIVLQGDLTYVSASDVQQAFSQIEHIGTFMSQDIDVLQDSLEALPWVSVVSIRKQWPDTIKVFLTEHQAAAIWNGNMLLNENGDVFNGDIGQLEGDRVKLYGPQDSSQEVIAKWRQITPLINSVGLNITSLVLNERRAWQIILDNGIRLELGKDSLDERVERFISLYNELGDKANRVSYIDLRYDTGAAVGWFPEQELEESTDD from the coding sequence TTGGTAGAAAGTACTTTCAGCGAAAACCGCCACCTATTTAGCTTACCATCGTTAAAGAAACACGCCTTTGGTGGTTCTTTTCTGATTTTGGTAGTGCTTTTCATTGGGTTTCTTTTCTATACCACTCTAAGTTGGATGTGGGACGATCAACGATTGCCTCTCTCTAAAATTGTACTTCAAGGTGACTTAACTTATGTCTCCGCCAGTGATGTTCAGCAAGCGTTTAGCCAGATTGAACATATCGGAACCTTCATGTCACAAGACATCGATGTGTTGCAAGACAGTTTAGAGGCACTTCCATGGGTTTCTGTTGTCTCTATTCGTAAGCAATGGCCTGACACGATTAAAGTTTTTTTGACTGAGCACCAAGCTGCCGCGATTTGGAACGGTAATATGTTGCTAAACGAAAACGGCGACGTGTTTAATGGGGATATAGGTCAACTTGAAGGTGACAGAGTCAAACTCTATGGTCCTCAAGATTCGAGTCAAGAAGTGATCGCCAAGTGGCGTCAAATCACTCCGCTGATCAACAGCGTAGGGTTGAATATTACTTCACTGGTTCTGAATGAACGTAGAGCATGGCAAATCATCCTAGACAACGGTATTCGCCTAGAGCTAGGAAAAGATTCTTTAGATGAGCGTGTTGAGCGCTTTATTTCGCTTTATAACGAGTTAGGTGATAAAGCAAATCGAGTGAGCTACATCGACCTCAGGTATGATACGGGAGCCGCAGTAGGCTGGTTTCCAGAGCAAGAGTTAGAAGAGAGTACAGATGACTAA
- the ftsA gene encoding cell division protein FtsA, whose translation MTKAADDNIIVGLDIGTATISALVGEVLPDGQINIIGSGQSPSRGMDKGGVNDLESVVKSVQRAIDQAELMAECQISNVFISLSGKHIASRIEKGMGTISDEEVSQDDMDRAIHTAKSIKIGDEQRILHVIPQEFTIDYQEGIKNPLGLSGVRMEVSVHLISCHSDMARNIIKAVERCGLTVEQIVFSGLASSNAVITEDERELGVCVVDIGAGTMDISIWTGGALRHTEVFSYAGNAVTSDIAFAFGTPVSDAEEIKVKHGCALSELVSKDDSVNVPSVGGRPSRSLQRQTLSEVIEPRYTELMGLVNQTIDTVQLQLRDEGIKHHLAAGVVLTGGAAQIEGLVECAERVFRNQVRVGKPLEVSGLTDYVKEPYHSTAVGLLHYARDCQINDEGDYSEPKRSAPSMTGLFGKLRNWIQKEF comes from the coding sequence ATGACTAAGGCCGCAGATGACAACATAATTGTTGGTCTTGATATAGGCACTGCAACCATATCAGCTCTAGTGGGTGAGGTACTGCCTGATGGTCAAATCAATATCATTGGATCTGGGCAGAGCCCATCCAGAGGTATGGATAAAGGCGGTGTCAACGACCTAGAGTCGGTAGTGAAATCGGTTCAGCGTGCCATTGATCAAGCGGAACTGATGGCTGAATGCCAAATTAGCAATGTATTTATCTCACTATCGGGTAAGCACATCGCAAGCCGAATTGAAAAAGGTATGGGCACTATCTCGGATGAGGAAGTGTCACAAGACGATATGGACCGAGCAATCCATACCGCGAAATCAATTAAAATAGGTGACGAGCAGAGAATTCTGCACGTGATTCCACAAGAATTCACCATCGATTACCAAGAGGGTATTAAAAACCCACTTGGCTTATCTGGGGTTCGAATGGAAGTGAGTGTTCACCTGATTTCTTGCCACAGCGATATGGCGAGAAACATTATTAAAGCTGTCGAACGATGTGGTCTCACCGTAGAGCAGATCGTGTTTTCAGGGCTTGCCTCAAGTAATGCGGTAATCACTGAAGACGAGAGAGAGCTTGGAGTGTGTGTGGTCGATATTGGTGCAGGGACGATGGATATCTCCATTTGGACCGGTGGTGCGTTGCGACACACAGAAGTCTTTTCCTATGCAGGAAATGCCGTAACCAGTGATATTGCCTTCGCATTCGGTACACCAGTCAGTGATGCCGAAGAGATCAAAGTAAAACACGGTTGCGCTCTGAGCGAACTCGTAAGCAAGGATGACTCAGTTAACGTCCCAAGTGTGGGTGGTCGACCGTCTCGTAGTTTGCAAAGACAAACACTTTCTGAGGTGATTGAACCACGTTATACAGAATTAATGGGGCTTGTTAATCAAACTATTGATACTGTTCAACTACAGTTAAGAGATGAAGGTATTAAACATCATCTTGCTGCCGGGGTGGTTTTGACCGGTGGTGCTGCACAGATTGAAGGATTAGTAGAGTGTGCGGAACGTGTTTTCCGCAATCAAGTTCGAGTGGGTAAGCCGTTAGAAGTTAGTGGCTTAACCGATTATGTTAAAGAGCCGTATCATTCTACGGCGGTTGGTTTACTTCATTACGCAAGAGACTGCCAAATAAACGATGAAGGCGATTACAGCGAGCCAAAGCGTAGCGCGCCTTCGATGACAGGTTTGTTTGGTAAATTGCGTAATTGGATACAAAAAGAGTTTTAA
- the secA gene encoding preprotein translocase subunit SecA: protein MITKLLTKVIGSRNDRTLRRLRKIVKEINNYEPTFEALSDEELKAKTVEFRERLDKGETLDQLLPEAFATVREASKRVYGMRHFDVQLIGGMVLNAGQIAEMRTGEGKTLTATLPAYLNALPSKGVHVVTVNDYLAKRDAETNRPLFEFLGMTVGVNVPNMAPPEKKAAYQADILYGTNNEFGFDYLRDNMAFRAEDRVQRERFFAVVDEVDSILIDEARTPLIISGPAEDSSDLYTRINTLIPHLELQDKEDSEEYRGEGHYTMDEKSKQVHLTENGQEFVEELMVKNGLMEEGDTLYSPANISLLHHVNAALRAHVLFEKNVDYIVTEEGEVVIVDEHTGRTMPGRRWSEGLHQAVEAKEGVKIQNENQTLASITFQNFFRLYEKLSGMTGTADTEAFEFQSIYGLETVVIPTNKPMVRNDMPDVVYRTEADKFNAIIEDIKERVAAGQPSLVGTVSIEKSELLSNALKKAKIKHNVLNAKFHEKEAEIVAQAGTPGAVTIATNMAGRGTDIVLGGSWQAEVEKLQNPTQEQIDKIKADWKVVHDKVLESGGLHIIGTERHESRRIDNQLRGRSGRQGDAGSSRFYLSMEDSLLRIFTSDRMAGLIQSGMEEGEAIESKMLSRSIEKAQRKVEGRNFDIRKQLLEYDDVANDQRKVVYELRDELMSSDDISEMIEHNREDVFTSVIDEYIPPQSLEDMWDISGLQDRLKNDFDLDFDIQGWLDEDDKLYEEALRERILGMAVDVYKQKEEVVGAQVLRNFEKSVMLQTLDGLWKEHLAAMDHLRQGIHLRGYAQKNPKQEYKRESFELFEGLLEVLKSDVITILSKVRVQQQEEVEKMEAQRQAQAEEAARRAQAQHASAENQLSDGEESAEGHQPVVRDERKVGRNEPCPCGSGKKYKQCHGKIA from the coding sequence ATGATTACTAAGCTGCTGACAAAGGTAATTGGCAGTCGCAATGACAGAACACTGCGCCGCCTTAGAAAGATTGTAAAAGAAATTAATAACTACGAACCAACGTTTGAGGCTCTGTCTGATGAAGAGCTAAAAGCAAAAACTGTTGAGTTCCGTGAGCGCTTAGACAAAGGTGAAACACTAGACCAACTTCTACCAGAAGCATTCGCAACAGTACGTGAAGCATCAAAGCGTGTTTACGGAATGCGTCATTTCGACGTACAGCTGATTGGTGGTATGGTTCTTAACGCTGGTCAAATCGCAGAGATGCGTACCGGTGAAGGTAAAACACTAACAGCGACTCTACCTGCTTACCTAAACGCACTTCCAAGTAAGGGTGTTCACGTTGTAACGGTGAACGACTACCTAGCGAAGCGTGATGCTGAGACAAACCGTCCTCTATTTGAATTCTTAGGCATGACCGTTGGTGTTAACGTACCAAACATGGCTCCACCTGAGAAAAAAGCGGCTTACCAAGCGGATATCCTATACGGCACAAACAACGAATTCGGTTTTGACTACCTACGTGACAACATGGCTTTCCGCGCGGAAGACCGTGTACAACGTGAACGCTTTTTCGCAGTTGTCGATGAGGTGGACTCAATCCTAATCGATGAAGCGCGTACTCCTCTTATTATCTCTGGCCCAGCTGAAGATAGCTCAGATCTTTACACTCGAATCAACACTCTGATCCCTCATCTAGAGCTTCAAGATAAAGAAGACTCAGAGGAGTACCGTGGTGAAGGTCACTACACCATGGACGAGAAGTCTAAACAGGTTCACCTGACTGAAAACGGTCAAGAATTTGTTGAAGAGCTAATGGTGAAAAACGGCCTGATGGAAGAGGGCGACACGCTTTACTCTCCAGCTAATATCAGCCTACTACACCACGTTAATGCAGCCCTGCGCGCGCACGTATTGTTCGAGAAGAACGTAGACTACATCGTTACTGAAGAAGGCGAAGTGGTTATCGTTGATGAACACACTGGTCGTACAATGCCTGGTCGTCGTTGGTCTGAAGGTCTGCACCAAGCGGTTGAGGCAAAAGAAGGCGTTAAGATTCAGAACGAAAACCAAACTCTTGCTTCGATTACTTTCCAGAACTTCTTCCGTCTATACGAAAAACTGTCAGGTATGACAGGTACGGCAGACACAGAAGCATTCGAATTCCAATCGATCTACGGCTTAGAAACGGTGGTTATCCCAACCAACAAGCCTATGGTTCGTAACGATATGCCTGACGTGGTTTATCGTACTGAAGCTGACAAGTTCAACGCCATCATTGAAGACATCAAAGAGCGTGTTGCTGCAGGTCAACCATCGCTGGTGGGTACGGTTTCTATCGAGAAATCTGAACTGCTGTCGAACGCTCTGAAAAAAGCAAAAATTAAGCACAACGTACTGAACGCGAAGTTCCACGAAAAAGAAGCGGAAATCGTAGCGCAAGCGGGTACACCCGGTGCTGTGACTATCGCAACGAACATGGCCGGTCGTGGTACTGATATCGTGTTAGGTGGTAGCTGGCAAGCGGAAGTTGAAAAACTACAAAACCCAACTCAAGAGCAGATTGACAAGATCAAAGCAGATTGGAAAGTGGTTCATGACAAAGTACTAGAGTCTGGTGGTCTACACATCATTGGTACTGAGCGTCACGAATCTCGTCGTATCGATAACCAGCTACGTGGTCGTTCTGGTCGTCAGGGTGACGCAGGTTCTTCTCGTTTCTATCTATCAATGGAAGACTCGCTACTGCGTATCTTCACATCTGACCGTATGGCTGGTCTTATCCAGAGCGGTATGGAAGAGGGTGAAGCGATTGAATCTAAGATGCTATCTCGTTCTATTGAAAAAGCACAACGTAAGGTTGAAGGTCGCAACTTCGATATCCGTAAGCAGCTTCTAGAGTACGATGACGTAGCGAACGATCAGCGTAAAGTGGTTTACGAACTGCGTGATGAGCTAATGAGTTCTGACGACATCAGCGAGATGATCGAACACAACCGTGAAGATGTGTTCACATCAGTTATTGATGAATACATCCCGCCACAATCACTAGAAGACATGTGGGATATCTCAGGTCTTCAAGACCGTCTGAAGAACGACTTCGATCTAGACTTTGATATTCAAGGTTGGTTAGACGAAGACGATAAGCTTTACGAAGAAGCACTGCGTGAACGCATCCTAGGCATGGCTGTTGATGTTTACAAACAGAAAGAAGAAGTGGTTGGCGCACAAGTTCTGCGCAACTTCGAGAAGTCTGTCATGCTACAAACTCTTGATGGTTTGTGGAAAGAGCACTTGGCGGCAATGGATCACCTTCGTCAAGGTATCCATCTGCGTGGTTACGCACAGAAGAACCCGAAACAAGAGTACAAGCGCGAGTCGTTTGAACTGTTTGAAGGTCTCCTAGAAGTGCTTAAGTCTGACGTGATTACTATCCTTTCGAAAGTTCGAGTGCAGCAACAAGAAGAAGTAGAGAAGATGGAAGCGCAGCGTCAAGCTCAAGCTGAAGAGGCGGCACGCCGTGCACAAGCTCAACACGCTTCAGCTGAAAACCAACTATCTGACGGCGAAGAGTCAGCAGAAGGGCATCAGCCAGTTGTACGTGACGAGCGCAAAGTTGGCCGTAATGAGCCATGTCCATGTGGCAGTGGCAAGAAGTACAAGCAGTGCCATGGTAAAATTGCGTAA
- the murC gene encoding UDP-N-acetylmuramate--L-alanine ligase — translation MTIEHTQDLAQIRAMVPEMRRVKSIHFIGIGGAGMSGIAEVLLNEGYQITGSDIAQNPVTERLVSKGATVYIGHQASNVANASVVVVSTAINEENPEIVAAREARTPIVRRAEMLAELMRFRHGIAVAGTHGKTTTTALVTQIYSEAGLDPTFVNGGLVKSAGTNARLGSSRILIAEADESDASFLHLQPMVSIVTNIEADHMDTYGGDFETLKQTFIDFLHNLPFYGQAVMCVDDPVVRELIPQVSRQVITYGFSEDADVRIENYRQEGQQGKFTVVREGKANLDITLNIPGRHNALNASAAIAVATEDDISDEAILKAMAGTQGTGRRFDHLGEYETGRGVAMLVDDYGHHPTEVDVTIQAARSGWEDKRLVMIFQPHRYSRTRDLFDDFANVLEQVDVLILLDVYSAGEKPIAGADGRALSRTIRGRGKIDPIFVPDITALPSTLANVIQGGDLVLTQGAGDVGRVAKQLETLKLDINQMQSA, via the coding sequence ATGACGATTGAACATACGCAAGACTTAGCGCAGATTCGTGCAATGGTGCCAGAGATGCGCCGAGTGAAATCTATCCACTTCATCGGTATTGGTGGCGCTGGTATGAGCGGGATTGCTGAAGTCTTGCTAAACGAAGGCTACCAGATTACAGGTTCTGACATTGCTCAAAACCCAGTAACAGAGCGTTTGGTTAGCAAGGGTGCAACGGTCTACATTGGCCATCAAGCGAGTAATGTCGCGAACGCAAGCGTGGTTGTTGTTTCGACGGCAATCAATGAAGAGAACCCAGAAATTGTTGCAGCTCGTGAAGCGCGCACACCGATTGTGCGTCGTGCCGAGATGCTCGCAGAGCTGATGCGTTTTCGTCACGGTATCGCGGTGGCAGGTACGCACGGTAAAACAACCACAACGGCTCTAGTCACACAGATTTACTCTGAAGCCGGTCTTGATCCAACGTTCGTTAACGGCGGTTTGGTAAAAAGTGCGGGCACCAATGCTCGTCTAGGTTCAAGCCGCATCCTGATTGCAGAGGCTGATGAGAGTGATGCATCATTCTTACATCTGCAACCTATGGTAAGCATCGTTACTAACATCGAAGCTGACCACATGGATACCTACGGTGGTGACTTCGAAACGTTAAAGCAGACCTTCATCGACTTCCTACACAATCTGCCATTTTACGGTCAGGCTGTGATGTGTGTGGATGATCCAGTAGTACGTGAGCTTATCCCTCAAGTAAGTCGTCAAGTGATTACTTACGGTTTCTCTGAAGATGCTGATGTGCGTATTGAGAACTACCGCCAAGAAGGTCAGCAAGGCAAGTTTACCGTCGTACGTGAAGGCAAAGCGAATCTGGATATCACACTCAATATTCCTGGTCGTCACAACGCATTGAATGCTTCAGCTGCCATTGCAGTGGCAACAGAAGATGACATCAGCGATGAAGCAATCCTAAAAGCGATGGCAGGCACGCAGGGTACAGGTCGCCGTTTTGATCACTTAGGTGAATACGAAACCGGAAGAGGTGTGGCAATGCTGGTGGATGATTACGGTCATCACCCAACTGAGGTCGACGTGACCATCCAAGCGGCACGCAGCGGTTGGGAAGACAAGCGTCTGGTGATGATATTCCAGCCGCACCGTTATAGCCGCACCCGCGATCTGTTCGATGATTTTGCCAATGTTCTTGAGCAGGTTGACGTTTTAATCTTGCTTGATGTCTACTCAGCAGGTGAAAAACCGATTGCTGGTGCTGATGGCCGTGCATTGAGCCGAACTATTCGAGGCCGCGGTAAAATCGACCCTATTTTTGTTCCAGATATTACTGCATTGCCTTCAACACTAGCCAATGTTATCCAAGGCGGTGATCTCGTGTTAACACAAGGTGCAGGCGATGTTGGTCGAGTAGCGAAACAGCTAGAAACGCTAAAGTTAGATATAAATCAAATGCAGAGTGCTTAA
- the lpxC gene encoding UDP-3-O-acyl-N-acetylglucosamine deacetylase, whose translation MIRQRTLKEIVKTTGVGLHSGRKVTLTLRPAAANTGIVYRRTDVNPPVDFPADPASVRDTMLCTALVNDAGVRISTVEHLNAALAGMGIDNIIVEVDAPEIPIMDGSSSPFVYLIQQAGVETQNAAKRFIRIKKPVRFEDGDKWAEFVPFNGFRMDFEIDFNHPAIEADEQRLLFDFSSQGFVKEISRARTFGFMRDIEYLQSQNLVLGGSFDNAIVLDEYRILNEEGLRFDNEFVTHKVLDAIGDLYMCGHAIIGEFRAYKSGHGLNNQLLRAVLADAEAWEWATFEEEAGSPVAFAEPGMVLA comes from the coding sequence ATGATCAGACAACGTACTCTGAAAGAAATTGTGAAAACAACTGGTGTGGGTCTCCACTCTGGTCGTAAAGTCACACTTACTCTTCGCCCGGCAGCTGCAAATACAGGCATTGTATATCGTCGTACAGATGTAAACCCTCCTGTAGATTTTCCAGCTGATCCAGCATCAGTTCGTGACACTATGTTATGTACAGCACTTGTAAATGACGCAGGTGTACGTATTTCAACGGTTGAACACTTGAATGCAGCATTAGCAGGTATGGGTATCGACAACATTATTGTTGAAGTAGATGCTCCTGAGATTCCAATCATGGACGGCAGTTCAAGCCCGTTTGTGTATCTAATCCAGCAAGCTGGCGTGGAAACTCAAAATGCAGCGAAGCGTTTTATTCGTATCAAAAAGCCAGTACGTTTTGAAGACGGTGATAAGTGGGCAGAATTTGTACCATTCAACGGCTTCCGTATGGACTTCGAGATCGACTTCAACCACCCAGCGATTGAAGCTGATGAACAGCGTCTTCTGTTTGACTTCTCTTCACAAGGTTTTGTTAAAGAGATTTCTCGCGCTCGTACTTTCGGCTTCATGCGTGATATCGAATATTTACAATCTCAGAACCTAGTTCTAGGTGGTAGTTTTGATAACGCTATCGTGCTTGATGAGTACCGCATTCTTAACGAAGAAGGTCTTCGTTTTGATAACGAATTTGTTACTCACAAAGTGCTGGATGCGATTGGTGATCTTTACATGTGTGGACACGCTATCATTGGTGAGTTCCGTGCATACAAATCGGGTCACGGCCTAAACAACCAACTTCTACGTGCAGTTCTTGCTGATGCAGAAGCTTGGGAATGGGCAACATTCGAAGAAGAAGCAGGCTCTCCAGTTGCTTTTGCAGAACCAGGTATGGTTTTGGCGTAA
- the murG gene encoding undecaprenyldiphospho-muramoylpentapeptide beta-N-acetylglucosaminyltransferase has protein sequence MKKNKRLLVMAGGTGGHVFPGLAVAKKLQQQGWEIRWLGTADRMEADLVPKHGIEIDFIKVKGLRGQGIAKLIKAPFQIINAILQAKQHIKAWQPDVVLGMGGYVSGPGGIAAWLSGIPVVLHEQNAVAGLTNQWLSKIAKKVFQAFPGAFPSADVVGNPVREDVVALPEPSERMAERDGDIRILVMGGSQGAKILNDTLPVALGQLGEGFTVMHQAGKNNQQQVIEQYNSHSVSNVQVTEFIDDVAQAYAWADLLVCRSGALTVSEVSAAGVGSIFVPFMHKDRQQALNADHLVDCGAALMIEQPDLTAEKLANTIAQLDRNELKTMATKARQAAKLDADVTVAKAIQALAK, from the coding sequence ATGAAAAAGAACAAAAGATTATTGGTGATGGCAGGCGGTACTGGCGGTCACGTTTTTCCAGGCTTAGCGGTCGCGAAAAAGCTACAACAGCAAGGTTGGGAGATTCGCTGGCTAGGTACGGCTGATCGTATGGAAGCCGATCTGGTACCAAAGCACGGCATCGAGATTGATTTCATTAAGGTGAAAGGGCTACGAGGCCAAGGCATCGCTAAGTTAATTAAAGCGCCTTTCCAAATTATTAATGCCATACTTCAAGCAAAGCAACACATTAAGGCATGGCAGCCAGATGTCGTGCTTGGCATGGGCGGCTATGTAAGTGGTCCAGGTGGCATCGCCGCTTGGTTATCGGGCATTCCAGTGGTGCTGCATGAGCAGAATGCAGTAGCCGGTTTAACCAACCAATGGCTATCTAAGATCGCGAAAAAAGTGTTTCAGGCGTTTCCAGGCGCATTCCCTAGTGCGGATGTTGTGGGTAACCCAGTACGTGAAGATGTTGTTGCACTGCCTGAACCCAGTGAGCGCATGGCGGAACGTGACGGTGATATCCGTATCCTAGTTATGGGCGGTAGCCAAGGTGCCAAGATCCTCAATGATACCTTGCCAGTGGCTTTGGGTCAGCTTGGTGAAGGCTTCACAGTGATGCATCAAGCGGGCAAAAACAATCAACAGCAAGTTATTGAACAATATAATTCTCATTCTGTGAGCAATGTTCAAGTGACTGAATTTATTGATGATGTAGCGCAAGCCTATGCATGGGCCGATCTATTAGTGTGTCGTTCAGGTGCGTTAACAGTGTCTGAAGTCTCTGCTGCAGGTGTTGGCTCTATCTTTGTGCCTTTCATGCATAAAGATCGCCAGCAAGCGCTTAATGCCGACCACTTAGTGGATTGCGGCGCTGCGTTGATGATCGAACAGCCAGATCTCACGGCAGAAAAGCTAGCGAATACTATCGCTCAGCTAGATAGAAATGAATTAAAAACGATGGCAACAAAGGCACGCCAAGCGGCGAAGCTGGACGCTGATGTGACCGTCGCTAAAGCCATTCAAGCTTTAGCAAAATAA
- the ftsZ gene encoding cell division protein FtsZ: protein MFEPMMEMSDDAVIKVVGVGGGGGNAVEHMVRESIEGVEFISVNTDAQALRKTSVSSVIQIGGDITKGLGAGANPQVGRDAALEDRERIKEVLTGADMVFIAAGMGGGTGTGAAPVIAEVAKELGVLTVAVVTKPFSFEGKKRLAFAEQGIEELSKHVDSLITIPNEKLLKVLGRGVTLLEAFASANDVLKNAVQGIAELITRPGMINVDFADVRTVMSEMGHAMMGSGIAKGEDRAEEAAETAISSPLLEDIDLAGARGVLVNITAGLDMRLDEFETVGNTVKAFASDNATVVIGTSLDPDMTDEIRVTVVATGIGTERKPDITLVAGGKAKVASATQPQAAVQAAPKVEEKVAQPLQEKTEVKPQVKPQPTTSPVSSGTGATQNAAPKPEKESGYLDIPAFLRRQAD, encoded by the coding sequence ATGTTTGAACCGATGATGGAAATGTCTGACGATGCAGTAATTAAAGTCGTTGGAGTTGGTGGCGGTGGCGGTAACGCTGTTGAGCACATGGTACGTGAGTCAATTGAAGGTGTTGAGTTCATTAGCGTAAACACTGATGCTCAAGCACTTCGCAAGACTAGCGTGAGCAGCGTGATCCAAATTGGTGGTGACATCACTAAGGGTCTGGGCGCTGGCGCAAACCCACAAGTTGGCCGTGATGCAGCTCTCGAAGACCGAGAAAGAATTAAAGAAGTTCTAACTGGCGCCGATATGGTATTTATCGCAGCTGGTATGGGCGGTGGTACAGGTACTGGTGCCGCTCCGGTGATTGCTGAAGTAGCAAAAGAGCTGGGCGTACTAACAGTCGCTGTTGTCACTAAGCCATTTAGCTTCGAAGGTAAAAAGCGTCTAGCGTTTGCTGAACAAGGTATTGAAGAGCTATCTAAACATGTGGATTCATTGATTACGATTCCAAATGAGAAGCTACTGAAAGTACTGGGTCGTGGTGTCACACTTCTAGAAGCATTCGCAAGCGCGAACGATGTTCTTAAGAACGCGGTTCAAGGTATTGCAGAGCTAATTACTCGCCCTGGCATGATTAACGTCGACTTTGCGGACGTACGCACCGTAATGTCGGAAATGGGTCATGCAATGATGGGTAGCGGCATCGCGAAAGGCGAAGACCGTGCAGAGGAAGCGGCTGAAACGGCAATTTCTAGCCCACTACTAGAAGACATCGACCTAGCGGGTGCGCGTGGTGTGCTTGTTAACATCACAGCTGGTTTGGATATGCGTCTAGACGAGTTCGAAACCGTAGGTAACACAGTTAAAGCCTTTGCTTCTGATAATGCAACAGTAGTAATCGGTACTTCTCTAGACCCAGATATGACGGACGAAATCCGCGTAACTGTGGTAGCAACAGGTATTGGCACTGAGAGAAAGCCAGACATTACGTTAGTTGCCGGTGGTAAAGCAAAAGTGGCTTCGGCTACTCAACCACAAGCTGCAGTACAAGCTGCACCAAAAGTGGAAGAGAAAGTGGCACAGCCATTGCAAGAAAAAACTGAGGTTAAACCTCAAGTGAAACCACAGCCAACAACGTCACCTGTTTCTTCAGGTACAGGCGCTACGCAAAACGCAGCACCTAAGCCAGAAAAAGAGAGTGGGTACTTAGATATTCCAGCATTCTTACGACGTCAGGCTGATTAA